One genomic segment of Odocoileus virginianus isolate 20LAN1187 ecotype Illinois chromosome 17, Ovbor_1.2, whole genome shotgun sequence includes these proteins:
- the WBP2 gene encoding WW domain-binding protein 2 isoform X1: protein MALNKNHSEGGGVIVNNTESILMSYDHVELTFSDMRNVPEAFKGTKKGTVYLTPYRVIFLSKAKDAMKSFMMPFYLMKDCEIKQPVFGANYIKGMVKAEAGGGWEGSASYKLTFMSGGAIEFGQRMLQVASQASRGEAPNGAYGYSYMPSGAYVFPPPVANGMYPCPPGYPYPPPPPEFYPGPPMMDGAMGYVQPPPPPYPGPMEPPVSGPDVPSTPAAEAKAAEAAASAYYNPGNPHNVYMPTNQPPPPPYYPPEDKKTQ from the exons CATCCTGATGTCCTATGACCATGTAGAGCTTACGTTCAGTGACATGAGGAATGTGCCAGAGGCCTTCAAAGGGACCAAGAAAGGCACAGTCTACCTTACCCCATACCGG GTCATCTTTCTGTCCAAGGCGAAGGATGCCATGAAGTCTTTTATGATGCCCTTCTATCTGATGAAGGACTGTGAGATCAAGCAGCCTGTGTTTGGGGCAAACTACATCAAGGGGATGGTGAAGGCCGAAGCAGGAG GTGGCTGGGAAGGCTCTGCATCCTACAAGCTGACCTTTATGTCCGGGGGCGCCATCGAATTTGGGCAGCGGATGTTACAGGTGGCATCTCAAG CCTCCCGAGGCGAAGCCCCCAACGGAGCCTATGGTTATTCTTACATGCCCAGCGGGGCCTATGTCTTCCCCCCGCCAGTCGCCAATGGAATGTACCCCTGCCCTCCTGGCTACCCCTACCCACCGCCCCCACCTG AGTTCTATCCGGGCCCCCCCATGATGGACGGGGCCATGGGGTACGTGCAGCCCCCACCGCCGCCCTACCCCGGGCCCATGGAGCCTCCAGTCAGTGGTCCCGATGTCCCCTCCACTCCTGCAG CTGAAGCCAAGGCCGCGGAAGCAGCTGCCAGCGCCTATTACAACCCGGGCAACCCACACAACGTCTACATGCCCACG aACCAGCCTCCACCACCTCCCTACTACCCCCCCGAAGATAAGAAGACCCAGTAG
- the WBP2 gene encoding WW domain-binding protein 2 isoform X3 gives MALNKNHSEGGGVIVNNTESILMSYDHVELTFSDMRNVPEAFKGTKKGTVYLTPYRVIFLSKAKDAMKSFMMPFYLMKDCEIKQPVFGANYIKGMVKAEAGGGWEGSASYKLTFMSGGAIEFGQRMLQVASQEFYPGPPMMDGAMGYVQPPPPPYPGPMEPPVSGPDVPSTPAAEAKAAEAAASAYYNPGNPHNVYMPTNQPPPPPYYPPEDKKTQ, from the exons CATCCTGATGTCCTATGACCATGTAGAGCTTACGTTCAGTGACATGAGGAATGTGCCAGAGGCCTTCAAAGGGACCAAGAAAGGCACAGTCTACCTTACCCCATACCGG GTCATCTTTCTGTCCAAGGCGAAGGATGCCATGAAGTCTTTTATGATGCCCTTCTATCTGATGAAGGACTGTGAGATCAAGCAGCCTGTGTTTGGGGCAAACTACATCAAGGGGATGGTGAAGGCCGAAGCAGGAG GTGGCTGGGAAGGCTCTGCATCCTACAAGCTGACCTTTATGTCCGGGGGCGCCATCGAATTTGGGCAGCGGATGTTACAGGTGGCATCTCAAG AGTTCTATCCGGGCCCCCCCATGATGGACGGGGCCATGGGGTACGTGCAGCCCCCACCGCCGCCCTACCCCGGGCCCATGGAGCCTCCAGTCAGTGGTCCCGATGTCCCCTCCACTCCTGCAG CTGAAGCCAAGGCCGCGGAAGCAGCTGCCAGCGCCTATTACAACCCGGGCAACCCACACAACGTCTACATGCCCACG aACCAGCCTCCACCACCTCCCTACTACCCCCCCGAAGATAAGAAGACCCAGTAG
- the WBP2 gene encoding WW domain-binding protein 2 isoform X2, giving the protein MSYDHVELTFSDMRNVPEAFKGTKKGTVYLTPYRVIFLSKAKDAMKSFMMPFYLMKDCEIKQPVFGANYIKGMVKAEAGGGWEGSASYKLTFMSGGAIEFGQRMLQVASQASRGEAPNGAYGYSYMPSGAYVFPPPVANGMYPCPPGYPYPPPPPEFYPGPPMMDGAMGYVQPPPPPYPGPMEPPVSGPDVPSTPAAEAKAAEAAASAYYNPGNPHNVYMPTNQPPPPPYYPPEDKKTQ; this is encoded by the exons ATGTCCTATGACCATGTAGAGCTTACGTTCAGTGACATGAGGAATGTGCCAGAGGCCTTCAAAGGGACCAAGAAAGGCACAGTCTACCTTACCCCATACCGG GTCATCTTTCTGTCCAAGGCGAAGGATGCCATGAAGTCTTTTATGATGCCCTTCTATCTGATGAAGGACTGTGAGATCAAGCAGCCTGTGTTTGGGGCAAACTACATCAAGGGGATGGTGAAGGCCGAAGCAGGAG GTGGCTGGGAAGGCTCTGCATCCTACAAGCTGACCTTTATGTCCGGGGGCGCCATCGAATTTGGGCAGCGGATGTTACAGGTGGCATCTCAAG CCTCCCGAGGCGAAGCCCCCAACGGAGCCTATGGTTATTCTTACATGCCCAGCGGGGCCTATGTCTTCCCCCCGCCAGTCGCCAATGGAATGTACCCCTGCCCTCCTGGCTACCCCTACCCACCGCCCCCACCTG AGTTCTATCCGGGCCCCCCCATGATGGACGGGGCCATGGGGTACGTGCAGCCCCCACCGCCGCCCTACCCCGGGCCCATGGAGCCTCCAGTCAGTGGTCCCGATGTCCCCTCCACTCCTGCAG CTGAAGCCAAGGCCGCGGAAGCAGCTGCCAGCGCCTATTACAACCCGGGCAACCCACACAACGTCTACATGCCCACG aACCAGCCTCCACCACCTCCCTACTACCCCCCCGAAGATAAGAAGACCCAGTAG